A genome region from Thermococcus celericrescens includes the following:
- a CDS encoding prenyltransferase/squalene oxidase repeat-containing protein has protein sequence MNTIISAQDFNGTKRKLISLVLLIFVTSALFPPVLADGRLQTRWVQHSPEKYQPRTLYSYPWDSTEGLSGWNTFRENESFYLTCLKVIAPARSGYPRNSSEFQKLVEWVKSQQREDGSFPAVITDDYPESDSEWFYWELSKAAGTGLGILALLEAGESQDSKEVEKAAQFLLKNESKDHWTSTVYLYWEKTGLHKVNESPSIVATAYAVAALSRLGYRFSKE, from the coding sequence ATGAACACAATAATATCCGCACAGGATTTTAACGGTACGAAACGAAAATTGATTTCCCTGGTTCTTCTCATTTTTGTTACTTCAGCTTTATTCCCACCGGTTCTTGCCGACGGCCGGCTACAAACGAGGTGGGTACAGCACTCCCCAGAGAAATACCAGCCGAGAACTCTCTACTCCTACCCATGGGACAGCACGGAAGGTCTCTCAGGATGGAATACCTTCAGGGAGAACGAGAGCTTTTACCTAACCTGCCTGAAGGTTATAGCCCCCGCGCGAAGCGGCTATCCGCGGAACTCTTCCGAGTTTCAGAAGCTCGTTGAGTGGGTAAAATCCCAGCAGAGAGAAGATGGTTCGTTTCCCGCGGTAATAACGGACGACTACCCTGAATCTGACTCGGAGTGGTTCTACTGGGAGCTTTCAAAGGCAGCCGGGACGGGGCTTGGAATTCTGGCCCTCCTAGAAGCGGGAGAGAGTCAGGACTCCAAAGAGGTAGAGAAAGCCGCCCAGTTCCTCCTGAAGAACGAGAGCAAAGACCACTGGACGAGCACGGTGTACCTGTACTGGGAGAAAACCGGACTTCACAAGGTAAACGAGTCGCCCAGCATAGTTGCCACTGCCTACGCTGTGGCGGCGCTATCGAGGCTCGGCTACCGCTTTTCTAAGGAGTAG
- a CDS encoding ASCH domain-containing protein, translating to MATWRMGLQEEYLKAIAEGRKRIEGRLYDEKRQGIRPGDEIVFENKLVCVVKDVRVYSSFREMLEKEGLENVLPGVGSVEDGVKVYRRFYSEEKERKYGVAAIEVEPVAWIGSTREVVT from the coding sequence GTGGCGACGTGGAGGATGGGGCTCCAGGAGGAGTACCTGAAGGCGATAGCCGAGGGAAGGAAGAGGATTGAAGGCAGGCTTTACGACGAGAAGAGGCAGGGAATTAGGCCGGGAGACGAGATAGTCTTCGAGAACAAGCTGGTGTGCGTCGTGAAGGACGTGAGGGTTTACTCTTCTTTCAGGGAGATGCTGGAGAAGGAGGGCCTTGAGAACGTCCTCCCGGGAGTGGGGAGCGTCGAGGATGGTGTTAAGGTGTACCGCCGCTTCTATTCGGAGGAGAAGGAGAGGAAGTACGGGGTGGCGGCGATAGAGGTCGAGCCTGTTGCATGGATAGGGAGTACCCGTGAGGTGGTTACCTAG
- the pcp gene encoding pyroglutamyl-peptidase I, whose translation MKVLITGFEPFGGEEINPSWKAVERLPESIGGARLIKHRLPVTFRGVREILPRLIVEERPDVVIMTGQAGGRPNVTVERVAINVMDSKMPDNEGFAPEDEPVFEGAPAAYFATLPVKAIVAALRRENIPAAVSNTAGTYVCNAAMFTALHTIAVAGMETKAGFIHVPFIHEQALEKPRPSMALETITRAFEVAVRTSLEV comes from the coding sequence ATGAAGGTTCTCATAACAGGTTTTGAACCCTTTGGGGGAGAGGAGATAAACCCGTCATGGAAGGCGGTTGAGCGGCTTCCGGAGAGCATAGGCGGGGCGAGGCTGATAAAACACAGGCTGCCGGTGACCTTCAGGGGAGTCAGGGAGATTCTGCCGAGGCTCATCGTGGAGGAGCGCCCCGATGTGGTTATCATGACGGGTCAGGCTGGGGGACGGCCCAACGTGACCGTTGAAAGGGTTGCGATAAACGTGATGGACAGCAAGATGCCGGACAACGAGGGCTTTGCCCCCGAGGACGAGCCGGTCTTTGAGGGCGCCCCGGCCGCGTACTTTGCGACCCTACCGGTGAAGGCCATCGTTGCTGCCCTCAGGAGGGAGAACATCCCTGCGGCGGTCTCCAACACGGCCGGAACGTACGTCTGCAACGCCGCCATGTTCACGGCGCTCCACACGATAGCCGTTGCAGGGATGGAAACTAAAGCTGGCTTCATCCACGTGCCCTTTATCCACGAGCAGGCCCTGGAAAAGCCGAGGCCCTCTATGGCCCTGGAAACCATAACGCGGGCATTTGAGGTCGCCGTTAGGACCTCGCTTGAGGTCTGA
- a CDS encoding site-2 protease family protein, producing MNTALIAVIIGIAAFWVILYALFGRREEREEGLTVDLFIAMWRTKRLLGFIDGLASRSRRFWKVYADVGIALGFMGMVYVFYALLRTALQTIQTGGEQAGVQLVIPGITIPLWYGLIALAVVMVVHELSHGIVARAENLPLKSVGLVLLAVIPGAFVEPDEEALERASLRTRLRVYGAGSLANVATALLAVLILNFAISPVLQPSGILVSGVLEDGPAHGILQKGDVIVAMDGLQIRDMENFINFMNGTKPGQTVTLTVLRGGQELNLPLKLGTHPDNPEKGYIGIYPAQNVVSKVGADWLVLPLFFTFYWIYVLNIGIGLMNLFPLVPLDGGRMLDDVFKRYLPESVAKPVRYFTIGVGLFLLALNILPAIMNLAG from the coding sequence ATGAACACCGCCCTCATCGCAGTCATCATTGGAATCGCTGCCTTCTGGGTTATCCTCTACGCCCTCTTCGGAAGACGGGAAGAGAGGGAGGAGGGCCTAACGGTTGACCTCTTCATCGCCATGTGGCGCACAAAGCGGCTCCTCGGGTTCATCGACGGTCTCGCAAGTAGGAGCAGACGCTTCTGGAAGGTCTACGCGGATGTCGGAATCGCCCTCGGCTTTATGGGCATGGTCTACGTCTTCTATGCCCTCCTCAGAACCGCCCTGCAGACCATCCAAACGGGTGGTGAGCAGGCGGGGGTTCAGCTCGTCATCCCCGGGATAACCATACCCCTCTGGTACGGCCTGATAGCCCTCGCTGTCGTCATGGTGGTCCACGAGCTGAGTCACGGAATAGTGGCGAGGGCCGAGAACCTGCCGCTGAAATCTGTGGGTCTGGTTCTCCTCGCAGTCATACCCGGCGCCTTCGTCGAGCCGGACGAGGAGGCGCTTGAGAGGGCCTCCCTGCGCACCAGGCTGAGGGTTTACGGAGCCGGCTCACTCGCCAACGTTGCAACGGCGCTCCTGGCTGTTTTGATCCTCAACTTCGCCATCTCACCCGTTCTTCAGCCATCCGGAATCCTCGTGTCCGGCGTGCTGGAGGACGGCCCGGCCCACGGAATCCTTCAGAAGGGGGACGTTATAGTCGCCATGGACGGCCTTCAGATAAGGGACATGGAAAACTTCATAAACTTCATGAACGGGACGAAGCCAGGCCAGACCGTCACGCTCACGGTCCTCAGGGGAGGTCAGGAGCTGAACCTCCCGCTGAAGCTCGGGACGCATCCGGATAACCCGGAGAAGGGCTACATAGGGATCTACCCCGCGCAGAACGTGGTCTCAAAGGTTGGAGCCGACTGGCTGGTGCTGCCGCTGTTCTTCACATTCTACTGGATATACGTGCTCAACATAGGCATCGGACTTATGAACCTCTTCCCGCTCGTCCCGCTGGACGGCGGGAGGATGCTCGACGACGTGTTCAAACGCTACCTGCCGGAGAGCGTCGCGAAGCCGGTCAGGTACTTCACCATAGGGGTGGGCCTCTTCCTGCTGGCTCTCAACATTCTCCCGGCAATAATGAACCTCGCAGGGTGA
- a CDS encoding TIGR04140 family protein, which produces MRTIETPIPLEELEEIMEKSGAEVKLTVLGKIERNGIPLSRVLIEGNEREIERFMETLRLARAGG; this is translated from the coding sequence TTGAGGACTATTGAAACGCCGATTCCGCTCGAAGAGCTCGAGGAAATCATGGAAAAGAGCGGGGCAGAGGTTAAGCTGACGGTTCTCGGGAAAATCGAGAGAAACGGCATACCCCTCAGCAGGGTTCTGATAGAGGGAAACGAAAGGGAAATCGAGCGCTTCATGGAGACGCTCCGCCTGGCGAGGGCGGGAGGTTAG
- a CDS encoding DUF460 domain-containing protein, translated as MRVRPILILGIDVISENPKKFAVVSWFNGRLERKGEFTLYRLIRFIQSKRPEMVAVDSVTELGEDLRKFLRALPSGTKLVQVTGRPGEQRSLQSLAKEHGIRAGDRFDPYEEARLSALLASRGVGYEVLAFEDEVIIKVTRGRSHGKGGWSQDRYRKRVHNLVRDKVREIEDRLRRADIPFDLETEERDYGLARGEFRVYAAREELAGLIRPARGGDVEVKIQPVERAELGFAPLKGEEAIRERRSIIVGIDPGITVGIAAIDLNGRIVALHSQRNMPIGEVFRFISEVGHPVIVATDVSPAPGFVEKIARSFKANLFVPRESLRVQDKNELLRDLGITVEDDHQRDALAAAYKAYLRLKPKLEHVDARLREAGLTKKSDEVKALVIQGYNLGEAMQKVALRERPRAEEKPEEVMRQGPDVEQYLRRIRELERRIEFLERENQELKGIIREQRKTIGRLERKLVDYDEEIRRKILRERELEAKVKRIEMLERELREAKSVIERLSRDLVQVKRMNVVEIRGSAVPLKVMEVLSWRELERIERDIGIRRGDILFVVNPAGAGKAIAEELVEKGILALITEKPVPEPVAEVLREAHVPFFTSEELDVKRVDEFAVVERETLERAIDGLLEKWRLEDEEREVERMLRLVEEYRLERKKELKRKAEEEGHRKV; from the coding sequence ATGAGGGTGAGGCCTATTCTAATCCTCGGCATTGATGTGATAAGTGAGAATCCGAAGAAGTTCGCGGTGGTGAGCTGGTTCAACGGCAGGCTGGAGAGAAAGGGTGAGTTCACACTCTACAGGCTGATCCGGTTCATCCAGTCGAAGCGGCCCGAGATGGTCGCCGTTGACAGCGTCACCGAGCTGGGCGAGGACTTGAGGAAGTTCCTCCGCGCCCTTCCATCCGGAACGAAGCTCGTTCAGGTGACCGGACGGCCCGGAGAGCAGCGCTCCCTCCAGAGCCTCGCGAAGGAGCACGGCATAAGGGCAGGAGATCGCTTCGACCCCTACGAGGAGGCCAGGCTCTCCGCACTCCTTGCGAGCAGGGGGGTCGGCTACGAGGTTCTCGCCTTCGAGGACGAGGTTATAATCAAGGTCACCCGGGGAAGGAGCCACGGTAAAGGTGGCTGGAGCCAGGACCGCTACAGAAAGCGCGTTCACAACCTCGTCAGGGATAAGGTGAGGGAGATAGAGGACAGGCTCAGAAGGGCGGATATACCCTTCGACCTCGAAACGGAGGAGAGGGACTACGGCCTGGCCAGGGGGGAGTTCCGAGTCTACGCGGCCAGGGAGGAGCTGGCGGGGCTGATAAGGCCCGCGCGCGGCGGGGACGTTGAGGTGAAGATTCAGCCGGTTGAGAGGGCTGAGCTCGGCTTCGCTCCCTTGAAGGGTGAGGAGGCGATACGGGAGAGGAGGAGCATCATAGTCGGCATAGACCCGGGGATAACGGTCGGTATAGCGGCTATAGACCTGAACGGGAGGATAGTGGCCCTCCACAGCCAGAGAAACATGCCCATCGGCGAGGTCTTTCGCTTCATCAGCGAGGTCGGTCACCCGGTCATAGTGGCCACCGACGTCTCCCCCGCCCCGGGCTTCGTGGAGAAGATAGCACGCTCCTTCAAGGCAAACCTATTCGTTCCCAGGGAGAGCCTCCGCGTTCAGGACAAGAACGAACTGCTGAGGGACCTCGGAATAACCGTTGAGGATGACCACCAGCGCGATGCTCTGGCCGCCGCCTACAAGGCCTACCTCCGGCTGAAGCCGAAGCTGGAACACGTGGATGCCAGGCTGCGGGAGGCCGGCCTGACAAAGAAGTCCGACGAGGTAAAGGCCCTCGTTATACAGGGCTACAACCTTGGAGAGGCCATGCAGAAGGTAGCGCTCCGCGAGAGGCCGAGGGCGGAGGAGAAGCCCGAAGAGGTCATGAGGCAGGGCCCGGACGTTGAGCAGTACCTCAGGAGAATCCGCGAGCTTGAGAGGAGGATCGAGTTCCTGGAGAGGGAGAACCAGGAGCTGAAGGGGATTATCCGTGAGCAGAGGAAGACGATAGGCAGACTCGAGCGGAAGCTCGTCGATTACGATGAGGAGATCAGGCGGAAGATTCTCAGGGAGCGCGAGCTGGAGGCGAAGGTCAAGCGCATAGAGATGCTTGAACGGGAGCTGAGGGAGGCCAAATCCGTCATAGAGCGTCTGAGCAGGGACCTGGTGCAGGTAAAGCGCATGAACGTTGTGGAGATTAGGGGGAGTGCGGTCCCCCTCAAGGTTATGGAGGTTCTGAGCTGGCGCGAGCTTGAGAGGATAGAGCGCGACATCGGGATCAGGCGCGGGGATATACTCTTCGTGGTGAACCCAGCTGGGGCGGGGAAGGCGATCGCCGAGGAGCTGGTCGAGAAGGGCATCCTGGCCCTCATAACGGAGAAACCGGTTCCGGAGCCGGTGGCGGAGGTGCTCCGCGAGGCCCACGTGCCCTTCTTCACCTCGGAGGAGCTTGACGTCAAGCGCGTCGATGAGTTCGCGGTTGTGGAGCGCGAGACCCTGGAGAGGGCCATTGACGGGCTCTTGGAGAAGTGGAGGCTGGAGGACGAGGAGAGGGAGGTCGAGCGGATGCTCCGCCTGGTTGAGGAGTACCGTCTCGAGCGGAAGAAGGAGCTGAAAAGGAAGGCTGAAGAGGAGGGTCACCGAAAGGTTTAA
- a CDS encoding P-loop NTPase family protein, which produces MEILSTGIPILDEALGGGLLEDSNLLITYDTYSRGWALGFEILRRRMEMGDFGVILDSVLPITPLRMKLGAINFNLNELGGKGDLAVIDIFSSFYSLKYSEGYVYTDLTIDVSTFLPKYNQLYRRVLRERIGDKRPVGIDVTVDGMAFLLGEKNFIRVFQRLMALKERARLFENRKRPLNIFLLNRCRASEELVSWMALYSQYLIEFQPTENPGVERMFVRTSPLPDFAPTAEGYVFRLVNGRVEIEKPGKV; this is translated from the coding sequence GTGGAGATACTTAGCACAGGTATTCCCATCCTCGATGAGGCACTTGGGGGAGGCCTCTTGGAGGACAGCAATCTGCTGATAACCTATGACACATACTCCCGCGGCTGGGCCCTTGGGTTTGAGATACTGAGGCGGAGAATGGAGATGGGCGATTTTGGTGTCATTTTGGACTCAGTACTCCCCATAACGCCCCTCAGAATGAAGCTTGGGGCGATAAACTTTAACCTTAATGAACTTGGGGGAAAGGGGGACCTCGCGGTCATTGACATATTCTCGTCCTTCTACAGCCTCAAGTACTCCGAGGGCTACGTTTACACGGATCTAACAATAGACGTGAGCACGTTCCTTCCCAAGTACAACCAGCTCTACAGGAGGGTCCTGAGGGAGAGAATCGGGGACAAGAGGCCTGTGGGGATTGACGTCACGGTTGACGGGATGGCCTTCCTCCTCGGCGAGAAGAACTTCATAAGGGTCTTTCAGCGTCTCATGGCCCTCAAGGAGCGCGCCAGACTCTTTGAGAACAGGAAAAGGCCCCTCAACATATTCCTCCTCAACAGATGTCGTGCCTCCGAGGAGCTGGTATCTTGGATGGCCCTTTACAGCCAGTACCTCATAGAGTTCCAGCCGACGGAGAACCCCGGCGTCGAGAGAATGTTCGTAAGGACCTCTCCGCTGCCGGATTTTGCCCCAACGGCGGAGGGCTACGTCTTCCGCCTCGTTAATGGGAGAGTAGAAATAGAGAAGCCCGGAAAGGTCTAA
- a CDS encoding transcriptional regulator, whose product MEALRELSRNNTLGNPVRLGVMLYLLPRGRVLFRDLLEVLEVTPGNLDSHLKALEKAGYIEVYKVIADRPRTAVRITEKGAKETGEYLRALKEALSLIPAED is encoded by the coding sequence ATGGAGGCTCTGCGGGAGCTGAGCAGGAACAACACACTCGGAAATCCGGTTAGGTTAGGGGTGATGCTGTATCTGCTCCCCCGAGGGAGGGTGCTCTTTAGGGATCTCCTGGAGGTCCTGGAGGTAACACCAGGCAATCTTGACTCACACCTTAAGGCCCTTGAAAAGGCCGGCTACATTGAGGTCTACAAGGTGATAGCGGACAGACCGAGGACAGCCGTTAGAATAACGGAGAAGGGAGCGAAGGAAACCGGAGAGTATCTGAGGGCCCTGAAGGAAGCGCTATCACTCATTCCCGCGGAGGACTGA
- a CDS encoding RNA-guided endonuclease InsQ/TnpB family protein → MKRSVTVKLQPSTEQEKALFELAHASAIIWNKLNYQRLKQFKEFGKIDFNGTEKEAYHEFKNWIGGSTVQQLARKNAESWRSFFALNKKKKSGELPEWFKPKPPGFVREENGRKIFIILLRNDQYKIDGNVIELRRLGKFGRLRIQFKGKIHLKGKQGRLEITYDNVRKKWYAHVSFTVEEKLINGEWVRVPRQPSGNLSAGIDLGVNNLMAIYVENGENFLVNGRPLKSIDFYWRRRIAEYQSKLNRSGSKKSRKLKRMHENAKLQAKHYINTAVRQTLEKLYQLSVSRIVVGYPKGIARNSEKGRRQNFILSHVWRFNYVIKRLKEVAEEYGITVIVVNEAFTSQSCPLCGQRHSNGRIFRGLFKCRREGVVMNADLVGAFNILKKAVKTITPSLPGLTVGRGNWLKAEPEGLKTRFLVGLNETPQTSPPLG, encoded by the coding sequence ATGAAGCGCTCAGTAACAGTAAAACTCCAGCCCTCAACGGAACAAGAAAAGGCTCTTTTCGAATTAGCTCACGCTTCAGCAATAATCTGGAACAAGCTCAATTACCAGCGTTTAAAACAATTCAAAGAATTCGGTAAGATTGATTTTAACGGGACGGAAAAGGAAGCCTATCACGAGTTCAAAAACTGGATTGGTGGCTCAACAGTCCAGCAGTTGGCGAGGAAGAACGCCGAAAGCTGGCGCTCATTCTTCGCCCTCAACAAGAAGAAAAAGAGTGGAGAATTACCAGAATGGTTCAAGCCAAAACCTCCGGGTTTTGTTAGAGAAGAGAACGGGAGGAAAATCTTCATTATACTACTCCGGAACGACCAATACAAGATTGACGGGAATGTCATCGAGTTGAGACGCCTCGGAAAGTTTGGGAGACTGAGAATCCAGTTTAAAGGAAAAATTCATCTTAAAGGCAAGCAGGGGCGCTTGGAGATAACTTATGACAACGTTAGGAAGAAGTGGTATGCTCACGTTAGCTTTACCGTGGAAGAAAAACTAATCAATGGTGAGTGGGTGAGAGTTCCGAGACAACCCTCGGGAAACCTATCGGCGGGAATTGACTTGGGAGTGAACAACCTTATGGCAATCTACGTTGAAAACGGGGAAAACTTCCTCGTGAACGGGAGACCCTTAAAGAGCATTGATTTTTACTGGCGGAGGAGAATAGCCGAGTATCAATCCAAACTCAACAGGAGTGGTTCCAAAAAGAGCAGGAAGCTCAAAAGAATGCACGAGAATGCCAAACTTCAGGCGAAGCACTACATTAATACTGCTGTTAGACAGACCCTTGAAAAACTCTACCAGTTAAGTGTTTCCAGAATCGTGGTTGGCTATCCGAAGGGGATTGCCAGAAACTCTGAGAAAGGCAGGAGGCAGAATTTCATTCTCTCCCACGTCTGGCGGTTCAATTATGTTATTAAACGCTTAAAAGAGGTTGCCGAAGAGTATGGTATCACTGTCATTGTTGTTAATGAGGCTTTCACTTCTCAATCTTGCCCTCTCTGCGGCCAACGCCATTCGAATGGTAGGATTTTCAGGGGTTTGTTTAAGTGCCGCAGGGAGGGCGTTGTAATGAACGCTGACTTAGTTGGAGCGTTTAATATTTTGAAGAAGGCAGTAAAAACCATAACCCCGAGCCTGCCGGGTTTAACGGTGGGTAGGGGTAACTGGCTCAAGGCCGAGCCGGAGGGGTTGAAAACCCGCTTTCTAGTGGGTCTGAATGAGACCCCTCAAACCTCTCCGCCCTTAGGTTAG
- a CDS encoding geranylgeranyl reductase family protein: MKYDVLIIGGGPSGNYLANLLARDFSVAVVEKKGAFGGKACTGIIGAANYERLGLPEEAVINELRGAVFYSRIQSFEIERKTPQAYLVDRKALEKSLAERAAQRGVEYYMATTFKGFRNGKAVLQHLGENLEVEASFYVGADGVNSSVAKAIGARTDAEFLSGYEMEVVGEFRKDFVEVWVNKDMNEDFFMWVAPVNEGLARVGTLGSIEALNRFLRVRMLKPTSIVEFKAGSVGFGIRKPWVRGNVALLGDAALQIKPTTAGGIVFGMLCARALREALMVGKLAEYERLCREIRNQISFGLRFRKIFRGMSQENIERVFEVLGSAEAKEVIEGQADFDDHVKTAKAILRRPKLLAKLIRISPSIVRYLV, encoded by the coding sequence ATGAAGTACGATGTTCTCATCATTGGTGGCGGGCCCTCGGGCAACTACCTCGCGAACCTGCTCGCCAGGGATTTCAGCGTTGCAGTAGTCGAAAAGAAGGGTGCGTTTGGAGGTAAAGCCTGCACGGGCATCATCGGGGCGGCGAACTACGAGAGGCTTGGCCTCCCCGAGGAGGCTGTAATAAACGAACTCCGCGGTGCGGTGTTCTACTCACGGATTCAGAGCTTTGAAATAGAGAGGAAGACCCCCCAGGCATACCTGGTGGACAGAAAAGCCCTGGAGAAGAGCCTGGCCGAAAGGGCCGCCCAGAGGGGCGTGGAATACTACATGGCCACGACTTTCAAGGGGTTCAGGAACGGGAAGGCGGTACTCCAGCACCTGGGGGAGAACCTCGAGGTTGAGGCGAGCTTCTACGTTGGGGCAGACGGAGTTAACAGCTCCGTTGCCAAAGCCATCGGAGCCAGGACGGACGCGGAGTTCCTGAGCGGCTATGAGATGGAGGTCGTTGGAGAGTTCAGGAAGGATTTCGTTGAGGTCTGGGTGAACAAGGACATGAACGAGGACTTCTTCATGTGGGTGGCGCCGGTGAACGAGGGGCTGGCGAGGGTCGGAACCCTCGGGAGCATCGAGGCCCTCAACCGCTTCCTCAGGGTGAGGATGCTCAAGCCCACCTCCATAGTCGAGTTCAAGGCCGGTTCTGTGGGATTCGGAATCAGAAAACCCTGGGTGAGGGGCAACGTGGCACTGCTCGGGGACGCGGCGCTGCAGATAAAGCCGACCACCGCGGGGGGAATCGTCTTCGGGATGCTCTGCGCCCGTGCCCTCAGGGAAGCCCTGATGGTGGGGAAGCTGGCTGAGTACGAGAGGCTCTGCCGGGAAATACGGAATCAGATAAGCTTCGGACTGCGCTTCAGGAAGATTTTCAGGGGAATGAGCCAGGAGAACATCGAGCGCGTCTTTGAGGTTCTCGGAAGCGCGGAGGCAAAGGAGGTCATAGAAGGGCAGGCCGACTTTGACGACCACGTGAAGACCGCGAAGGCGATACTCAGGAGGCCGAAACTCCTCGCAAAGCTAATAAGGATAAGCCCGAGCATCGTTCGCTACCTCGTCTGA
- a CDS encoding TIGR00269 family protein, producing MKCSKCNREAVYHARYTGRYYCRKHFNELVEKKFKETVKRYRLIEKGERIAVGVSGGKDSVVLMHLLAKLRERFPFELVAVTIDEGIAGYRPPSVEMARRNAEKLGIEHRVYSFKEYMGFTLDETVEIMGSFEKGERVGACSYCGVWRRWLLNYAAKDVGADRLAVGHNLDDEVQMFIMNILRGDVARLGRTGPYYEEIHPELVPRIKPLREIPEKEIVLYAVLNNIEVDFSECPYTVEAFRAEIRDWINEMEERHPGTKYQILRSYDKLFPLIARTYTKRTSELNRCKICGQPTTGEICKACQFRLQVEKRARERGLTFRVK from the coding sequence ATGAAGTGCTCCAAGTGTAACCGCGAGGCAGTCTATCACGCTCGCTACACGGGTAGGTACTACTGCAGAAAGCACTTCAACGAACTCGTGGAGAAGAAGTTCAAGGAGACCGTCAAAAGGTACCGCCTCATAGAGAAGGGTGAGAGGATAGCCGTGGGCGTGAGCGGCGGAAAGGACAGCGTCGTCCTCATGCACCTCCTGGCGAAGCTGCGCGAGAGGTTCCCCTTCGAGCTCGTGGCCGTAACGATTGACGAAGGAATAGCCGGATACAGGCCTCCCAGTGTCGAGATGGCCAGGAGGAACGCCGAGAAGCTGGGCATAGAGCACAGGGTCTATTCATTCAAGGAGTACATGGGCTTCACCCTGGACGAGACCGTTGAGATAATGGGGAGCTTTGAAAAGGGCGAGAGAGTTGGGGCGTGCTCCTACTGCGGCGTCTGGAGGCGCTGGCTCCTAAACTACGCGGCTAAGGACGTGGGCGCCGACAGATTGGCCGTGGGGCACAACCTCGACGACGAGGTTCAGATGTTCATCATGAACATACTGCGCGGTGATGTGGCACGCCTCGGAAGGACCGGTCCCTACTATGAGGAGATACACCCAGAGCTGGTCCCCAGGATAAAGCCGCTCCGTGAGATTCCCGAGAAGGAGATAGTTCTCTACGCGGTCCTCAACAACATAGAGGTTGATTTCAGCGAGTGCCCCTACACCGTTGAGGCATTCAGGGCCGAAATTCGGGACTGGATCAACGAGATGGAGGAGAGGCATCCGGGGACGAAGTATCAGATACTGAGGAGCTACGACAAGCTATTCCCCCTCATAGCGAGGACGTACACCAAAAGGACGAGCGAGCTGAACAGGTGCAAAATCTGCGGCCAGCCGACGACGGGAGAGATATGCAAGGCCTGCCAGTTCCGCCTCCAGGTGGAGAAGAGGGCAAGGGAGAGGGGGCTGACCTTCAGGGTTAAATGA
- a CDS encoding glycosyltransferase, with protein MRPAVSVVIPTYNRNKLLTRAIESVLSQEFNDFEVLVIDGARSESTRELVRSFEDGRLRYIPQKGKGIANARNLGVMKARGEFIAFIDDDDRWREDKLELQMEAFKELPNNYGLIYTAFTYYYLERGKILGVKHPRASGNVYRHLLKDNITGTSTIMVKRECFKKAGLFRENFPTCEDWDMWLRMSKICLFGAIDEPLVDYSIHSGQFSFAKYLAGRYRMIEEHGDIRHDPRVLSYHLLQIGILKLFGGDRSGAAEILRAFRLNPTMRGNSVDILSSILDVRTKIYILKFLGRL; from the coding sequence GTGAGGCCGGCCGTTTCCGTCGTTATTCCTACATACAACCGAAACAAGCTCCTAACACGGGCCATTGAAAGCGTTTTAAGCCAAGAATTCAACGACTTCGAGGTTCTCGTAATAGACGGTGCGCGAAGCGAATCGACGAGAGAACTCGTCAGGTCCTTCGAGGACGGGCGCCTGAGATACATCCCCCAGAAAGGAAAGGGGATAGCGAACGCCCGCAACCTGGGAGTGATGAAGGCCAGAGGGGAGTTCATAGCGTTCATCGATGACGACGACCGCTGGCGGGAGGACAAGCTCGAACTCCAGATGGAGGCCTTCAAGGAGCTCCCAAATAACTACGGCCTGATATACACGGCGTTCACATACTACTACCTGGAGCGGGGAAAAATCCTGGGGGTAAAGCACCCCCGTGCGAGCGGGAACGTTTACCGCCACCTGCTGAAAGACAACATAACAGGCACGTCCACCATAATGGTGAAGCGCGAGTGTTTCAAGAAGGCGGGGCTTTTTAGGGAGAACTTTCCGACGTGTGAGGACTGGGACATGTGGCTGAGGATGTCGAAGATATGCCTTTTTGGGGCGATAGACGAGCCGCTGGTGGACTACTCAATCCACTCCGGCCAGTTCTCCTTCGCCAAGTACCTGGCAGGGAGGTACAGAATGATAGAGGAGCACGGGGACATAAGACATGACCCGCGGGTTCTGAGCTACCACCTCCTCCAGATAGGGATTCTCAAGCTCTTTGGAGGCGATAGGAGCGGTGCAGCGGAGATCCTGAGGGCGTTTCGCCTCAACCCGACGATGAGGGGGAACTCCGTCGACATTCTGAGCTCTATCCTCGATGTGCGGACAAAGATATACATCCTCAAGTTCCTTGGCAGGCTCTGA